The following is a genomic window from Amycolatopsis australiensis.
CCGTGCGGGAAGACGTCGTGGTCGAAGTCCGGCTGCTCGCGCAGGTCCAGGTCCGCCACGTCGTCGTCGAGCAGGGACACCAGGTGCGGGTTGCCGACGTCGACGGCCACGCCGGAGAACGGGCGGCCCGCCACCATCGTGACCGACGTGCCGGTGATCGTCGCCGGTCCCATGTGGACGGTCACGGAGCGGTCCGGGTGCACCACCACCGGCCGGTCGCCCGCGCGGGTGCCGACGACGAACCCGCCCTCGGCCGCGAGCCCGGAATCGACCAGGTAGCGGGCGAAGACGCGCACGCCGTTGCCGCACATCTCCGCGATCGACCCGTCGGCGTTGCGGTAGTCCATGAACCACTCGCCCGCGGACGGCTCGTCGAGCGCCGCGGCCCGGACGACGCGCAGCACGCCGTCGGCCCCGAGGCCGCGGCGGCGGTCGCACAGCGCGGCGACCCTCGCCTCGGTCAGCTCGAGGCGGCCCGCCGGGTCGGGGAGCAGCACGAAGTCGTTCTGCGTGCCGTGCCCCTTGAGGAACTCGATTCCGCCCATACGTCCAGATTACCGGGCCAGGGTATCCAGGACGCGTGCGGCCAGCCCCGGCTCGGCGCCGTCGAACCAGTGGATCCGCTGGTCGCGCCGGAACCAGGACCGCTGCCGCCGGACGAACCGCCGCGTCGCCTGCGCCGTGGCAGCCGCTGCCGCGTCGAAGTCGCCGTCGCCGTCCAGCTCGGCGAGCACCTGCT
Proteins encoded in this region:
- the dapF gene encoding diaminopimelate epimerase, which codes for MGGIEFLKGHGTQNDFVLLPDPAGRLELTEARVAALCDRRRGLGADGVLRVVRAAALDEPSAGEWFMDYRNADGSIAEMCGNGVRVFARYLVDSGLAAEGGFVVGTRAGDRPVVVHPDRSVTVHMGPATITGTSVTMVAGRPFSGVAVDVGNPHLVSLLDDDVADLDLREQPDFDHDVFPHGVNLEFVNRLGEGALRMRVHERGVGETRACGTGTVAAVAAAFHLAGTDTGASTVDVPGGRVAVTVSRGASTLSGPAEIVARGEIDEGWWAAAGS